One genomic window of Arachis stenosperma cultivar V10309 chromosome 10, arast.V10309.gnm1.PFL2, whole genome shotgun sequence includes the following:
- the LOC130957554 gene encoding uncharacterized protein LOC130957554: MVVTGRNIGDKVYISRMNLIPSDSGLSFKFQRRQFPLTVCFVMTINKSQGQSLSHVGFYLSKSVFTNGQLHVALSRVKSRSGLRILILVKDGIPKSSTTNVVFKEVFNSI, from the coding sequence ATGGTAGTGACCGGTAGAAATATTGGAGATAAAGTGTACATTTcaagaatgaacttgatccctTCAGATTCAGGATTGTCATTTAAGTTCCAACGGAGACAATTTCCATTAACAGTATGCTTTGTAATGACCATTAACAAGAGTCAGGGTCAATCATTATCACATGTAGGATTTTATTTGTCAAAATCAGTGTTCACCAATGGACAACTTCATGTTGCTTTGTCAAGAGTTAAGAGTCGCAGTGGCCTCAGGATTTTAATTCTAGTCAAAGACGGCATTCCAAAGTCATCAACAACAAATGTCGTGTTTAAAGAGGTTTTCAATAGTATTTAG